DNA sequence from the Maribacter dokdonensis DSW-8 genome:
GATCTGTAACTTCTCTGCCTTATCGGGTATCAAATCTATAATGAACTGTAAATATCGTCTTGCCACGTTCTTATGTCCCAATTCAGATACTACTTTAATCACCATTGATGCATCCCTTATCCAACAGAAACGATAATCCCAATTACGTACTTCACCAATGGTTTCTGGTAAAGAGGTGGTAGCTGCAGCCAAAACAGCTCCGGTCTTATCATAGCTCAATAATTTTAATGTCAAGGCACTTCTTGAAATTTCATCGTTAAATTTCTTGTAAGTTGGGGTTAAATCTGTCCAGTTTAACCAGTAAACCTTGGTGTTCTGTAAATCAAGATAAGCCCTTTCTGTGGTTGGCAACAACAATTTTTCATTGTAGCCCATAAGCATGTACTCATCTTGAAGAAGTTCTACTTCAACACTATTGACTATAGATTCTTGATCAAAGGAAGTGTATAGAAATACGGTATCGAACTTAACATCGTAAGTGAGACTGGCTATAAAATCCTTTTTAATAAAAGTTTCGGTTTTCCCCATGGCATATTCCAATCTTGGATCATACAAAACAGAAAAACTTGGCTTACCTGAAATTAATTTAAAATACCTGATCAACTCTGGTGGCGCATGGTGACTACCATCCAACTTACGATATCTGGGCATGAAGTCATGAATTTCAAAGTGATCTTCGCCAGATTTAAAAGAGGTAATCAATATATTGGTGTACCTCTCATATTTCTGAGTAATCTCATAGCTGTCATCAACCCTTATTTCAAAACTTCCACCTATATTTTCATCCAGTAATTTGGCAAATACAGACGGACTATCAAATTCTGGCAAACAGCACCAATCTATGCTTCCTGTCTTTGAAATTAATGCTGCACTTCTGCAATTCCCTATTATTCCGTAGTCTAAATTATCCATTCAATAAAATTCTTGATTCATTTGAGGTTTCAATTGGTATTGCCCTCCTTTTTCCCGAAATTTAGAGAAATAATTATCAAGAAGAAGCAAAAAATTCTCTTTTATGGCGAAAACTATCATTATCTCAAATAGACTACCTGTACAATTACAAATTAGCAATGGCGACATTACTGCGGTACCAAGTGTAGGTGGACTGGCCACAGGAATGAAATCTGTACACTCCGGCGGTGATAGCCTTTGGATTGGTTGGAGCGGATTAACGGATGAAGAAATTCCCGAAGAATTGGTTCCTAAAATTGATAGCGCCTTAGCGGAGCATGGATCTTCAAAAGTTAATTTAACGGAGAAAGAGGTAGATGGTTTTTACTATGGATTTAGTAATAGAACCATATGGCCTTTATTTCATTACTTCTTAGAATATTCTGAATTTGAGCTGGATAGCTGGGAAACATACAAAGCGGTAAACCAAAAATTTGCCGATGCCATCCTTGAAAAAGCAAACAATGAAGACACTATTTGGATACATGACTATCAATTAATGTTGGTGCCCCAAATGGTAAGAGCAGAAAGACCGGATATTTCTATAGGCTTCTTTCTACATATTCCCTTTCCATCGTATGAGATTTTTAGAACCCTACCTTGGCGACGTGAAGTATTACAAGGGCTGCTGGGGTCTGATCTGATCGGTTTTCATACCTATGACTACGAACGCCACTTTTTAAGCTCTGTTAGAAGGCTACTAGGTTTAGAGGTAAGCTTTAACGATATCTATTTAGATGATAGGGTTATAAAAGTAGACTCTTTCCCTATGGGTATCGATTATAAGAAGTTTAGCGATGCAGCAAAAGAACACTCTCAACGTACCGAGGATCAAAAATCCGAATTGCAGAAACGACTGGATACTCATAAAAAATCTGCTCCCGATGCCAAATTTTTCCTTTCTATAGATCGTTTAGATTATACCAAGGGTATTGCAAAACGTTTAAATGCCTTTGAGTATTTTTTAAAGAAATATCCGCAGTATAAAGAGAAAGTAAGACTTATTATTCTAGCGGTTCCGTCTAGATCTAACGTACCTCAATACCAATTATTAAAACGGGAAGTTGATGAACTTGTAGGACGCATTAACGGGGAGTTGTCCACTGTTAGCTGGACGCCAATATGGTATTTCTATAGATCTATGCCATTTGAAAACCTTATTGACCTTTACACCTCTTCTGATATTGCTTGGCTAACGCCCATAAGAGATGGTATGAATTTGGTAGCTAAAGAATACATTGCCACTAGAACAGATAAGACAGGAGTGCTTATACTAAGTGAAATGGCAGGTTCTGCAAATGAAATGAACGAGTCATTATTAATTAATCCTAATAATTTTGAGCAAATTGCCGACTCTCTTTATGAAGCTATCAATATGCCCGAAGAAGAGCAGGTATCAAGAAATACATTGCTACAAAAAAGACTGGAACGCTATAATGTAGAAAAATGGGCCAACGATTTTATGAACTCCCTGGTGAGCCAGAAAGAAAAAGATCAGACTTACCGATCTAAAAAATTATCGGTTGACCTTATGAATACCGTAATGAGCAAATATAAAAACGCCAAAAGAAGATTGGTTTTTTTAGATTATGATGGTACATTGGCCGGTTTTCACAACGACCCGCAAAAAGCGTCACCAGATGAAGAGCTTTACGCATTATTGGATCAAATTTCATCTCAACCCAATACAGATATGTATTTAATTAGCGGAAGGGATAAAGAGACCTTTACCAAATGGTTTCTTCCTAAGAAATACAATATGATCGTTGAGCATGGTGTTTGGATCTCTCAAGGTGGTGAGGAATTTAGAATGCTAGAAACGGTGAAAAAAGATTGGATGGAGAAAATATTACCAGTTCTTGAATCTTTTGTAGATCGTACGCCAGGTAGTTTCGTGGAAGAGAAAAACTATTCATTGGCTTGGCATTACCGAAATACAGATCCAGATTTTGGTCAGAAGAGATCGGTTGAATTGAATACGGTATTAACCAGTCTTATTGCTAACGATGACCTCAGCGTACTCAATGGTAATAAGGTAATGGAAATCAAGAGCAGCAACGTAAATAAAGGAAGAGCGTCTATGCGTGTGTATACCGAGCATGACTACGATTTTGTTTTTGCTATAGGTGATGATTGGACAGATGAATTTATGTTCCAGGAACTGCCAGAAGATGCTGTTACCGTAAAGGTGGGCAGACAAAAAACCCAAGCAAGATACTTTGTTGACAATACTAAAAATGTACGTGCCATCTTAAAGAGGTTTGCAGAAAAACACTAATCTAAATCTCTTTTTATGTTCTCGAAATTGAAGTGCTTTATCCTTTTGCTAAGTGCTATATCTTGCATACAGCTACATGCACAACAGAGCACAGAAGTATATTTGACCAATTTAGGGTTGGAAAAAGATTCGATCAGTATTAATGGTGCAATAAATATATCTGAAAATGAAGGCTATGACAATCAGCCTTCATTTTTGGATAATGACAGGGTCCTATATGCTGCAACAAGAAATGGACAAACAGATATTGTGCTGTTTCATATAAAAGATAAAACCCTTTCATGGATTACAGATACCCCAAATGGCAGCGAATATTCACCATTAAAAATACCCGGAAAAAATGCTGTATCGGCAATTAGATTAGATGAGGATGGATTGCAAAGACTTTATGAATATAACTTAGATACCAATGAACAAAAACTTCTTCTAGAAGATTTAAAAGTTGGTTATCATGTTTGGTATACTGAAGATATTATAATCTGTACAGTTCTTCGCGAAAATAAAATGGACCTCGTAATAGCTAACTTAAAAGATCATACCAATATAACGGTTCAACAGAATGTTGGCAGATCGCTACATAACATACCAAATAGCGACCTGGTAAGCTACATTTCCAAATCGGATAATGGAAATATGGTAAAATCACTGCATCCAATATCATTAAAAACCGAGGATATAATTTCATTACCTAAAATCACCGATGACATTTCCTGGATGAACAATGGTCAATTAATTACTGCCATTGAATCAACCATTCTTTCCTTTGACCCCAAAGTAGATACAGAATGGAAAATAGCTCATGAAATTAATAACCCAGATGTCAATGGAATCTCTAGATTAGCAATTAGTCCAGATGGAAATTATCTAAGTTTCGTATCTAAAGATTCGCAAAAAAATATTGTGGACAAACAAGTAGAAACGTTTAACGCACGAGAATTACAAGCATTTGCTAACTGTTTTTCAAAAAATGTTGTGGTAAAAAACTACCCAAAAGACACCCTGTACATTGGGCGGGAAATTTTAAAGGAAAAATATCAGAGCTTTTATGACCGTACGCCAAATATTGATGTAAAAGTATCCTCTAGAATTCATTTGGGAAAGACCGTTATTGATCAAGAACAGATAGCCATTGGCGATAAACAATTTCAACAAGTTGCCATTTATGAGGTTGACGGACTTATAAATAGCATGACTTTCATAAAAGATAAGTCCATCAATGAAGATCCAGAAATACCTGTACAACAACAACTTGAAGGTTATAATGCTAAAGACATCAATGCCTTTTTAGGTCCATACGCCAAAAACGTGAAAGTTTATGGTGCTAACGGCGAACTAAGAACCGAGGGTATTAAAAATATGCGAAATGGCTATGATCGCTTTTTTAGTACTACCCCAAACCTTCATTGTGAAATCAAGAATAGGATTGTAATCGGTAATATAGTTATTGATGAAGAATTCATTACCGTCAACGGTGAATCTTATACTGCAATAGGTATTTATGAAATAGAAAATAATAAAATAGCCAAGGTTACTTTTTTACATTGATCTATTGAAGCAAAAGCTACATATTCTCCCCATAATAATTATTTCTCAGTTTGCCTGTACCTCTACATGGTTTGCAGGCAATGCCATCATAGAATCATTGACCAAAAAATTAGATTTTGGCGCAGATATTGTTAGTTACGTCATCTCTTCGGTACAATTCGGGTTCATCATAGGCACATTGATTTTTGGAATTCTAATGATTGCCGATAGGTTTTCACCTTCTAAAGTCTTTATGGTCTGTGCATGTTTAGCGGCCTTATCCAATTTAACCCTAATTGTTCCACAATTAAATGTGACCGGCTTGTTGATAGCTAGATTCGGGACCGGCTTTTTCCTCGCAGGGATCTATCCTGTAGGTATGAAAATAGCAGCAGATTATTATGAAAAAGGGTTAGGCAAAGCATTGGGCTTTTTGGTTGGCGCATTGGTTTTAGGCACTGCTTTTCCGTTTTTAATTAAAGGAACCTCATGGGCAAATGATTCAGATAGTGTTATTAAACTAACTTCTGGCATTACCGTTATGGGTGGTTTACTGTTGCTAGGACTTGTGCCTAACGGTCCCTATCGGGTAGCAAGCACGTCATTACAGTTCAACGCGGGACCACGACTTTTTAAGAATTATAATTTTAAGAAAGCAGCTTTTGGGTATTTTGGTCACATGTGGGAACTTTATGCCTTTTGGGCCTTTACCCCTATTGCCATACAATGGTTTGCCATTGAAACCGGTAGTGATATATCGGTATTTTTATGGACTGGGATCGTGATCGCATTTGGCGGATTGTCTTGTGCGCTAGGCGGTATTATTGCTCATAGCTTAGGAAGCAAAAAAGTAGCATTAACTGCCTTAATTATTTCTGGTGTGTTCTGTTTTATTTCTCCTGTTTTGTTCCTATTGCCCCAATATCTCTTTTTGGCAAGCTGGTGCCTATGGGGAATAGCCGTTACCGCAGATTCTCCTCAATTTTCCAATTTGGTGGCATCATCGGTAGCTCCGCAATTAAAAGGTACAGCATTAACCATTGTAAATTGTTTAGGTTATGC
Encoded proteins:
- a CDS encoding glycoside hydrolase family 15 protein, encoding MDNLDYGIIGNCRSAALISKTGSIDWCCLPEFDSPSVFAKLLDENIGGSFEIRVDDSYEITQKYERYTNILITSFKSGEDHFEIHDFMPRYRKLDGSHHAPPELIRYFKLISGKPSFSVLYDPRLEYAMGKTETFIKKDFIASLTYDVKFDTVFLYTSFDQESIVNSVEVELLQDEYMLMGYNEKLLLPTTERAYLDLQNTKVYWLNWTDLTPTYKKFNDEISRSALTLKLLSYDKTGAVLAAATTSLPETIGEVRNWDYRFCWIRDASMVIKVVSELGHKNVARRYLQFIIDLIPDKAEKLQIMYGINKEKKLTEETLEHLAGYKGSKPVRIGNAAYHQKQNDIYGILMDVIYEQMVKFSIDIENGEDLWAITKGIVWIVSNNWKDADKGIWEFRTEDRHFTFSKVLCWTALDRAIKVAEMLGKQHKIDKWEPIRAEIWQDIYDNAWNDEVGAYTQSYGSKDLDASVLLMESYGCVDAKDERYIKTVNAIGDELSNDGLLYRYKNEDDFGLPSSSFTVCTFWYINSLFKIGEEKKALEYFERLLGYSNHLGLFSEDIDFKTKRLLGNFPQAYSHLALIECAINFSKKESEDQMLETLRE
- a CDS encoding bifunctional alpha,alpha-trehalose-phosphate synthase (UDP-forming)/trehalose-phosphatase, producing MAKTIIISNRLPVQLQISNGDITAVPSVGGLATGMKSVHSGGDSLWIGWSGLTDEEIPEELVPKIDSALAEHGSSKVNLTEKEVDGFYYGFSNRTIWPLFHYFLEYSEFELDSWETYKAVNQKFADAILEKANNEDTIWIHDYQLMLVPQMVRAERPDISIGFFLHIPFPSYEIFRTLPWRREVLQGLLGSDLIGFHTYDYERHFLSSVRRLLGLEVSFNDIYLDDRVIKVDSFPMGIDYKKFSDAAKEHSQRTEDQKSELQKRLDTHKKSAPDAKFFLSIDRLDYTKGIAKRLNAFEYFLKKYPQYKEKVRLIILAVPSRSNVPQYQLLKREVDELVGRINGELSTVSWTPIWYFYRSMPFENLIDLYTSSDIAWLTPIRDGMNLVAKEYIATRTDKTGVLILSEMAGSANEMNESLLINPNNFEQIADSLYEAINMPEEEQVSRNTLLQKRLERYNVEKWANDFMNSLVSQKEKDQTYRSKKLSVDLMNTVMSKYKNAKRRLVFLDYDGTLAGFHNDPQKASPDEELYALLDQISSQPNTDMYLISGRDKETFTKWFLPKKYNMIVEHGVWISQGGEEFRMLETVKKDWMEKILPVLESFVDRTPGSFVEEKNYSLAWHYRNTDPDFGQKRSVELNTVLTSLIANDDLSVLNGNKVMEIKSSNVNKGRASMRVYTEHDYDFVFAIGDDWTDEFMFQELPEDAVTVKVGRQKTQARYFVDNTKNVRAILKRFAEKH
- a CDS encoding nuclear transport factor 2 family protein; translation: MFSKLKCFILLLSAISCIQLHAQQSTEVYLTNLGLEKDSISINGAINISENEGYDNQPSFLDNDRVLYAATRNGQTDIVLFHIKDKTLSWITDTPNGSEYSPLKIPGKNAVSAIRLDEDGLQRLYEYNLDTNEQKLLLEDLKVGYHVWYTEDIIICTVLRENKMDLVIANLKDHTNITVQQNVGRSLHNIPNSDLVSYISKSDNGNMVKSLHPISLKTEDIISLPKITDDISWMNNGQLITAIESTILSFDPKVDTEWKIAHEINNPDVNGISRLAISPDGNYLSFVSKDSQKNIVDKQVETFNARELQAFANCFSKNVVVKNYPKDTLYIGREILKEKYQSFYDRTPNIDVKVSSRIHLGKTVIDQEQIAIGDKQFQQVAIYEVDGLINSMTFIKDKSINEDPEIPVQQQLEGYNAKDINAFLGPYAKNVKVYGANGELRTEGIKNMRNGYDRFFSTTPNLHCEIKNRIVIGNIVIDEEFITVNGESYTAIGIYEIENNKIAKVTFLH
- a CDS encoding MFS transporter; the encoded protein is MKQKLHILPIIIISQFACTSTWFAGNAIIESLTKKLDFGADIVSYVISSVQFGFIIGTLIFGILMIADRFSPSKVFMVCACLAALSNLTLIVPQLNVTGLLIARFGTGFFLAGIYPVGMKIAADYYEKGLGKALGFLVGALVLGTAFPFLIKGTSWANDSDSVIKLTSGITVMGGLLLLGLVPNGPYRVASTSLQFNAGPRLFKNYNFKKAAFGYFGHMWELYAFWAFTPIAIQWFAIETGSDISVFLWTGIVIAFGGLSCALGGIIAHSLGSKKVALTALIISGVFCFISPVLFLLPQYLFLASWCLWGIAVTADSPQFSNLVASSVAPQLKGTALTIVNCLGYAITIISIQLLGLLQNSIPINFLYIPLGLGPLLGVYHLIKKKTK